In one Yoonia rosea genomic region, the following are encoded:
- the rpsL gene encoding 30S ribosomal protein S12 — protein sequence MPTIQQLIRKPRQPKVTRSKSQHMEGCPQKRGVCTRVYTTTPKKPNSAMRKVAKVRLTNGFEVISYIPGESHNLQEHSVVLIRGGRVKDLPGVRYHILRGVLDTQGVKDRKQRRSKYGAKRPK from the coding sequence ATGCCAACGATTCAGCAGCTGATCCGCAAGCCGCGCCAGCCAAAAGTCACACGATCCAAATCTCAGCACATGGAAGGCTGCCCGCAGAAGCGCGGCGTCTGCACACGTGTTTATACAACGACACCAAAGAAGCCGAACTCGGCGATGCGTAAGGTTGCCAAAGTGCGCCTGACAAACGGCTTTGAGGTCATCTCTTACATCCCAGGTGAAAGCCACAACCTTCAGGAACACTCTGTGGTTCTGATCCGCGGCGGCCGTGTAAAAGACCTTCCAGGTGTGCGTTACCACATTCTGCGCGGTGTGCTTGATACACAAGGTGTCAAAGACCGTAAGCAGCGTCGTTCGAAGTACGGCGCGAAGCGTCCTAAGTAA
- the rpsG gene encoding 30S ribosomal protein S7: MSRRHAAEKREVLPDAKFGDIVLTKFMNNLMVDGKKSVAERIVYNAFDRVEDKLKKSPVEVFHESLDNIKPAVEVRSRRVGGATYQVPVEVRPERREALAIRWLIAAAKKRNENTMEERLAGELMDAVNGRGTAVKKREDTHKMADANKAFSHYRW, translated from the coding sequence ATGTCACGTCGTCACGCCGCTGAAAAACGCGAAGTTCTGCCAGACGCAAAGTTTGGTGATATCGTTCTGACCAAGTTCATGAACAACCTGATGGTTGACGGTAAGAAATCCGTCGCCGAACGTATCGTCTATAACGCTTTTGACCGCGTTGAAGACAAGCTGAAGAAATCCCCTGTGGAAGTCTTCCACGAGAGCCTTGATAACATCAAGCCAGCCGTCGAAGTGCGTTCGCGCCGCGTTGGTGGTGCGACATATCAGGTGCCTGTTGAAGTGCGCCCCGAGCGCCGCGAAGCGCTTGCGATCCGCTGGCTGATCGCAGCTGCGAAAAAGCGCAACGAAAACACCATGGAAGAGCGCCTTGCTGGCGAGCTGATGGATGCGGTCAACGGCCGCGGCACAGCCGTGAAGAAGCGTGAAGACACCCACAAAATGGCCGACGCGAACAAAGCGTTCAGCCACTACCGCTGGTAA
- a CDS encoding GTP-binding protein: protein MAKAKFERNKPHVNIGTIGHVDHGKTTLTAA from the coding sequence ATGGCAAAGGCAAAGTTTGAACGTAATAAGCCGCACGTAAACATTGGCACAATCGGCCACGTTGACCACGGCAAGACCACCCTGACCGCTGCGAT
- the fusA gene encoding elongation factor G translates to MARDYPLELYRNFGIMAHIDAGKTTCSERILYYTGKSHNIGEVHDGAATMDWMEQEQERGITITSAATTTFWERTENGVEPDSPKHRLNIIDTPGHVDFTIEVERSLAVLDGAVCVLDANAGVEPQTETVWRQADRYKVPRMVFVNKMDKIGADFFNCVRMIEDRTGAKAVPVGIPIGAETELEGLIDLVTMEEWLWQGEDLGASWIKAPIRDSLKDMADEWRGKMIEAAVEMDDDAMMEYLEGNEPDVPTLRKLLRKGTLAMAFVPVLGGSAFKNKGVQPLLNAVVDYLPSPMDVVDYMGFKPGDETETRNIPRRADDNMAFSGLAFKIMNDPFVGSLTFTRIYSGKLMKGDTMLNSTKGNKERVGRMMMMHSNNREEISEAWAGDIIALGGLKNTTTGDTLCDAADPVVLETMTFPDPVIEIAVEPKTKADQEKMGIALARLAAEDPSFRVETDLESGQTIMKGMGELHLDILVDRMKREFKVEANIGAPQVAYRETIGHEVEHTYTHKKQSGGSGQYAEVKMIISPTVPGEGYSFESRIVGGAVPKEYIPGVEKGILSVMDNGPLAGFPVIDFKVALIDGKFHDVDSSIMAFEIAARMCMREGMRKAGAKLLEPIMKVEVVTPEEYTGGIIGDLTSRRGMVQGQDTRGNAIVIDAMVPLANMFGYINTLRSMSSGRAQFTMQFDHYDPVPSNISEEIQAKYA, encoded by the coding sequence ATGGCACGCGATTACCCCCTCGAACTTTACCGTAACTTCGGGATCATGGCGCACATCGATGCAGGTAAAACCACCTGTTCCGAGCGCATCCTGTATTACACCGGTAAATCACACAACATCGGCGAAGTGCACGATGGTGCCGCCACCATGGACTGGATGGAGCAAGAGCAGGAACGTGGCATCACGATCACCTCTGCTGCGACAACCACGTTCTGGGAGCGCACAGAAAACGGCGTTGAGCCTGACAGCCCAAAGCACCGCCTGAACATCATCGACACACCCGGCCACGTTGACTTCACCATCGAAGTCGAGCGTTCTTTGGCTGTGCTTGACGGTGCGGTTTGTGTTCTTGACGCCAACGCAGGTGTTGAGCCGCAGACAGAAACCGTTTGGCGTCAGGCTGACCGCTACAAAGTTCCGCGTATGGTTTTCGTCAACAAGATGGACAAGATCGGCGCCGACTTCTTCAACTGCGTGCGCATGATCGAAGACCGTACCGGTGCAAAAGCTGTCCCAGTCGGTATCCCAATCGGTGCCGAGACCGAGCTCGAAGGCCTGATCGACCTTGTCACCATGGAAGAGTGGTTGTGGCAGGGTGAAGATCTGGGTGCATCCTGGATCAAAGCGCCAATCCGCGACAGCCTGAAAGACATGGCTGACGAGTGGCGTGGTAAGATGATCGAAGCCGCCGTCGAAATGGACGACGACGCGATGATGGAATACCTCGAAGGCAACGAGCCTGACGTTCCAACGCTGCGCAAGCTGCTCCGCAAGGGCACGCTGGCGATGGCATTCGTGCCTGTACTGGGTGGTTCTGCATTCAAGAACAAAGGTGTTCAGCCTCTGCTGAACGCGGTTGTCGACTATCTGCCAAGCCCGATGGACGTCGTTGACTACATGGGCTTCAAGCCCGGCGACGAGACAGAGACACGCAACATCCCACGTCGTGCGGATGACAACATGGCGTTCTCCGGTCTGGCGTTCAAAATCATGAACGACCCGTTTGTCGGCTCTTTGACGTTTACACGGATCTACTCCGGTAAGCTGATGAAGGGTGACACCATGCTCAACTCTACCAAGGGTAACAAAGAGCGTGTTGGCCGTATGATGATGATGCACTCCAACAACCGCGAAGAGATCAGCGAAGCTTGGGCCGGTGACATCATCGCGCTGGGTGGTCTGAAGAACACAACAACCGGTGACACACTGTGTGATGCAGCCGATCCTGTTGTTCTCGAAACAATGACCTTCCCCGATCCGGTGATCGAGATCGCGGTCGAGCCGAAAACAAAGGCCGACCAGGAAAAGATGGGTATCGCTCTGGCGCGTCTTGCAGCAGAAGATCCATCCTTCCGTGTCGAAACCGATCTGGAATCCGGTCAGACCATCATGAAGGGCATGGGCGAATTGCACCTCGACATTCTTGTCGACCGCATGAAGCGCGAATTCAAAGTCGAAGCGAACATCGGTGCGCCACAAGTGGCCTACCGTGAGACCATCGGCCACGAAGTCGAGCACACCTATACCCACAAGAAGCAGTCTGGTGGTTCCGGTCAGTACGCTGAAGTGAAGATGATCATCTCGCCGACAGTTCCGGGCGAGGGGTATTCGTTTGAAAGCCGCATCGTTGGTGGTGCTGTGCCGAAGGAATACATCCCCGGTGTTGAAAAAGGCATCCTGTCTGTCATGGATAACGGCCCGTTGGCCGGCTTCCCTGTGATCGACTTCAAGGTGGCTTTGATCGACGGTAAGTTCCACGATGTTGACTCCTCGATCATGGCGTTCGAAATCGCGGCCCGTATGTGTATGCGTGAAGGCATGCGCAAAGCTGGTGCGAAACTGCTCGAACCAATCATGAAGGTCGAGGTGGTCACACCCGAGGAATATACCGGCGGGATCATCGGTGACCTGACATCACGCCGCGGCATGGTGCAGGGTCAGGACACACGCGGCAACGCGATTGTCATCGACGCGATGGTGCCTCTGGCGAATATGTTCGGCTACATCAACACACTGCGTTCCATGTCTTCGGGCCGCGCGCAGTTTACGATGCAGTTTGACCACTACGATCCAGTGCCAAGCAACATCTCGGAAGAGATCCAGGCAAAATACGCTTAA